In the Malus domestica chromosome 16, GDT2T_hap1 genome, one interval contains:
- the LOC103406347 gene encoding AT-hook motif nuclear-localized protein 10-like, which yields MSGSETGVMTSREPFLQKNPIQSQSAIQSMRLNFSADGGSALYKSVATATSPAYQSSVTSAAASGGGAVVPGAAGEGAVMAPAATAGLNMNMGTEPMKKKRGRPRKYGPDGTMALALSPSVPPVTVSSSSVGAFSPAPAPPSGGGSASPPPTSTSTKKSRGRPPGSSKKQQLDALGAPGFGFTPHVITVKAGEDVWSKIMSFSQNGPRAVCILSATGAISNVTLRQPATSGGTVTYEGRFEILSLSGSFLLSEIGGQRSRTGGLSVSLSGPDGRVLGGGVAGLLTAACPVQVVVGSFVADGRKESKTANQMDPLSVAPKFDPGSGPTGANSPQSRGTLSESSGGPGSPLNQSTGACNNNNLQGMSSMPWK from the exons atgtcagGATCTGAGACGGGAGTGATGACGAGTAGGGAGCCGTTTCTGCAGAAGAATCCTATTCAGTCACAGTCCGCCATCCAGAGTATGCGGTTGAACTTCAGTGCTGACGGCGGCTCCGCTCTTTACAAGTCTGTTGCCACCGCCACCTCACCTGCTTACCAGTCCTCAGTCACCTCCGCCGCTGCTTCCGGAGGAGGTGCTGTTGTCCCGGGGGCTGCCGGAGAGGGTGCAGTTATGGCCCCTGCTGCTACTGCTGGGCTTAACATGAACATGGGTACTGAgccaatgaagaagaagagagggagGCCCAGGAAGTACGGGCCGGATGGCACAATGGCATTGGCTCTATCACCATCAGTCCCGCCTGTGACCGTTAGCTCGTCCAGTGTTGGAGCATTTTCTCCTGCTCCTGCTCCTCCTTCTGGGGGAGGTTCTGCCTCACCACCACCCACTTCGACTTCCACCAAGAAATCAAGAGGCAGACCACCTGGTTCTTCCAAGAAGCAACAATTGGATGCTTTGG GAGCTCCGGGATTTGGATTTACACCACATGTTATCACTGTAAAAGCTGGAGAG GATGTATGGTCAAAAATAATGTCATTCTCTCAGAATGGTCCTAGAGCTGTTTGCATATTGTCTGCAACTGGAGCCATCTCTAATGTGACTCTTCGCCAACCGGCCACATCTGGTGGAACTGTAACATATGAG GGGAGGTTTGAAATTCTGTCACTCTCAGGCTCGTTTCTTCTATCTGAAATTGGTGGTCAGCGGAGTAGAACTGGGGGCTTAAGTGTGTCATTATCTGGCCCAGATGGCCGAGTTTTAGGTGGTGGCGTGGCAGGTCTTCTAACGGCTGCCTGCCCTGTTCAG GTGGTAGTCGGAAGTTTTGTTGCAGATGGTCGGAAAGAATCAAAGACTGCGAACCAAATGGATCCTTTGTCTGTAGCACCAAAATTTGATCCGGGCAGTGGTCCAACAGGAGCAAATAGCCCCCAGTCACGTGGAACACTGAGTGAATCCTCAGGCGGGCCTGGAAGTCCGCTTAACCAAAGCACAGGAGCCTGCAATAACAATAACCTGCAAGGCATGTCAAGCATGCCATGGAAGTGA